One stretch of Pseudoalteromonas shioyasakiensis DNA includes these proteins:
- a CDS encoding arabinan endo-1,5-alpha-L-arabinosidase — MRLVSNVTQAMKWLSTGLLFSAAAVSAKQVEVHDPVMAKEGDTYYVFSTGPGITYYESKDLTNWKLTGRVFKDEPSWAKRVSPNFGGHLWAPDVYEKNGKFYLYYSVSAFGKNTSAIGVTVNETLDPASPDYKWIDYGIVVESVPERDDWNAIDPAVIVDEKGTPWMSFGSFWGGLKLVQLDDDMVRLAKPEKWYHIASRPNTEHGPIEAPYIFKKNGYYYLFVSFDKCCQGVKSTYNVRVGRSKNVEGPYLDKQGRSMIDGGGSLVIEGNKDWAALGHNAAYTFDGKDYLVLHAYETADNGVQKLRILPMSWKNDWPVVNPADLNKLTTKLKK, encoded by the coding sequence ATGAGACTCGTAAGTAACGTGACACAAGCGATGAAGTGGCTTTCAACAGGGCTACTTTTTTCTGCCGCAGCCGTATCTGCAAAGCAAGTTGAAGTACACGATCCGGTCATGGCCAAAGAAGGTGACACGTATTATGTATTTAGCACAGGCCCTGGCATTACCTATTATGAATCGAAAGATTTAACCAACTGGAAACTCACAGGTCGCGTTTTTAAAGATGAGCCAAGTTGGGCAAAGCGTGTTTCCCCTAATTTCGGGGGCCACTTATGGGCACCCGATGTGTACGAGAAAAATGGTAAATTTTACCTTTATTATTCAGTCTCTGCATTTGGCAAAAACACCTCTGCAATTGGTGTAACGGTTAACGAAACCCTTGACCCAGCCTCACCTGATTACAAGTGGATTGACTACGGTATTGTGGTTGAATCAGTACCAGAGCGTGACGATTGGAACGCTATCGACCCTGCGGTTATCGTAGATGAAAAGGGTACACCGTGGATGAGCTTCGGTTCGTTTTGGGGGGGCTTAAAGCTAGTACAACTTGATGATGACATGGTTCGCTTAGCAAAGCCTGAAAAATGGTACCACATTGCGAGTCGTCCAAACACGGAGCATGGTCCGATTGAAGCACCTTATATCTTTAAAAAGAACGGCTATTACTACCTATTTGTATCATTTGATAAGTGCTGCCAAGGTGTAAAAAGTACTTACAATGTTCGCGTAGGTCGCAGCAAAAATGTTGAAGGCCCATATTTAGATAAGCAAGGTCGCTCAATGATTGATGGTGGTGGTAGCTTAGTTATTGAAGGTAACAAAGATTGGGCAGCCCTTGGTCACAATGCTGCATATACCTTTGATGGTAAAGACTATTTAGTATTACACGCCTACGAAACAGCAGATAATGGCGTGCAAAAGCTACGTATTTTACCTATGAGTTGGAAAAACGATTGGCCTGTTGTTAACCCAGCCGACCTAAATAAGCTTACAACCAAGCTTAAAAAGTAA